A region of Desulfuromonas sp. TF DNA encodes the following proteins:
- a CDS encoding response regulator transcription factor, with product MEKIEILIAEDNPKDFEFLERLISQWDEECQIERAHNGQLALEMAMERETPLVISDIQMPELNGVEFARALWERKPDARIIFWSQYKDEMYVRSLARIVPAETVYGYILKSSPGDRIASAIRTVLLEEQCWIDPEVRKVQGRARASQTALSDIEFEALVDISLGLTDNLIAQRRYLSRRGVQSRLNSLYCKLGLDQEQFHSEKFGDAFNLRNRAVAVALRRGLINAFELEPEETEFQAWLKRFRNIRSQ from the coding sequence ATGGAAAAAATAGAAATACTTATTGCCGAAGACAATCCCAAGGATTTCGAATTTCTCGAGAGGCTCATCTCTCAATGGGATGAAGAATGCCAGATTGAGCGGGCCCATAACGGGCAGCTTGCGCTTGAAATGGCGATGGAGAGGGAAACGCCGCTGGTGATCAGCGACATCCAGATGCCGGAGCTCAACGGCGTCGAGTTCGCCAGGGCACTCTGGGAGCGCAAGCCCGACGCCAGGATTATCTTCTGGAGTCAGTACAAGGACGAGATGTATGTCCGATCCCTCGCCCGAATTGTGCCGGCGGAAACGGTCTACGGCTATATCCTCAAGTCGAGCCCCGGCGACCGCATCGCCTCGGCGATTCGAACCGTTCTGCTCGAAGAGCAATGCTGGATTGATCCCGAGGTGCGCAAGGTCCAAGGGCGGGCGCGGGCCAGCCAGACGGCTCTCTCCGACATCGAATTCGAAGCGCTCGTGGACATCTCTTTGGGGCTGACCGACAACTTGATCGCCCAGCGACGTTACCTGTCGCGCCGGGGGGTACAGAGCCGGTTGAATTCCCTCTACTGTAAACTGGGTCTCGATCAGGAGCAGTTTCACAGTGAAAAATTCGGTGACGCCTTCAATCTGCGCAACCGGGCGGTAGCCGTGGCCCTTCGGCGGGGCCTGATCAACGCTTTCGAACTGGAGCCGGAAGAGACGGAGTTTCAGGCCTGGTTGAAACGATTCAGGAATATCCGGAGCCAATGA
- a CDS encoding peptidyl-prolyl cis-trans isomerase codes for MQRYVISSLLLLCFVFLSVVPVSAGRGDKETLLSINGNSYSVGDFKTWWNYWKEDDISFPQTPAPYIDWLLLSKEAELMDLTGAADFKHKTRVFLQARSLLKLQFEEVTRKAKPSEADIKKRYEERYLPRWLVQRLKFQDKEAAEAARLEFAKGAEAIEKLLELNPEQGGPLSKEDFWVRSNTVDRNWLEKFEKMSLGEMIDLTGMGMGTVIDYLKEKKGGDEEDFAKWRTEIEKDLQKEREVALTSKLLSRLRDKYDVEINEARLAAIDLKADPESFSDDLVITTSVQNVTEKQFMSIMRRVLDTRPKMTHQTMDKEEADKLKLETANNIIAQSVTNWESLDRHYEEKEPFKSEYEFNFRHRLSVALEERLFVPEAKVSDEEVRRYYEENQERYMQPPNAIAFIFDETQAPVDQIWAEAVSGKDFRDIVEEHLGEGVSPSLVPLNHLDPEVRGEIEKLSEGETSSVFSYNGRRTIAHLIKRNPSKRIPLQSIGPTIRKRLVEEKIQQLRSDYLEKLKSVSKIVVNDKQWKSIQKELGGA; via the coding sequence ATGCAACGCTACGTCATAAGCTCCCTCCTTCTGCTCTGTTTCGTATTCCTCTCCGTTGTCCCTGTTTCGGCAGGCCGGGGTGACAAGGAAACTCTTTTGTCCATCAACGGCAACAGCTACAGCGTCGGTGATTTCAAGACGTGGTGGAATTACTGGAAGGAAGACGACATCTCCTTCCCGCAGACCCCGGCCCCCTATATCGATTGGCTGCTGCTCAGCAAGGAGGCGGAACTCATGGATCTCACCGGGGCAGCCGATTTCAAGCACAAAACCCGGGTGTTTCTGCAAGCGCGATCACTGCTCAAGCTGCAGTTCGAGGAGGTGACCCGCAAAGCCAAGCCTTCCGAGGCCGATATCAAGAAGCGGTACGAGGAGCGTTACCTGCCACGCTGGCTGGTGCAGCGCCTCAAATTCCAGGATAAAGAAGCCGCCGAGGCTGCCCGGCTGGAGTTTGCGAAGGGTGCGGAAGCCATCGAAAAACTCCTTGAACTGAACCCGGAACAGGGGGGACCGCTGTCCAAAGAGGACTTCTGGGTGCGCTCCAATACGGTCGATCGGAACTGGCTTGAAAAGTTTGAGAAGATGAGCCTCGGCGAGATGATCGACCTCACCGGCATGGGGATGGGAACCGTCATCGACTACCTGAAAGAGAAAAAAGGCGGTGACGAAGAAGACTTTGCCAAGTGGCGTACCGAGATCGAGAAAGATCTCCAGAAAGAGCGGGAAGTCGCTCTGACCTCAAAGTTGCTTTCCAGGCTACGTGACAAGTACGATGTCGAAATCAATGAAGCGCGACTTGCCGCCATCGACCTGAAAGCCGATCCGGAGAGCTTTAGCGACGACCTGGTCATCACCACCAGCGTGCAGAATGTCACCGAGAAGCAATTCATGTCGATCATGCGCCGGGTACTTGACACCCGCCCGAAGATGACTCACCAGACCATGGACAAGGAAGAGGCTGACAAGCTCAAGCTCGAGACGGCAAACAACATCATCGCGCAGAGTGTGACCAACTGGGAATCCCTGGACCGGCACTATGAGGAAAAAGAACCCTTCAAGTCGGAATACGAATTCAACTTCCGTCATCGTTTAAGCGTGGCACTCGAGGAGCGTCTCTTTGTACCCGAAGCCAAGGTTTCGGATGAAGAGGTGCGGCGCTATTATGAGGAGAATCAGGAACGATACATGCAGCCGCCCAACGCTATCGCGTTTATCTTTGATGAAACCCAGGCGCCGGTGGACCAGATCTGGGCCGAAGCCGTATCGGGCAAGGACTTTCGCGATATCGTGGAAGAGCATCTTGGGGAGGGCGTATCCCCTTCCCTGGTACCCCTCAACCACCTCGATCCGGAAGTCAGGGGGGAAATCGAAAAGCTGAGCGAGGGTGAGACAAGCTCCGTCTTCAGCTATAACGGGCGTCGGACGATCGCGCACCTGATCAAGAGGAATCCTTCAAAACGCATTCCTCTACAGAGTATCGGACCGACCATCCGCAAAAGGCTGGTCGAAGAGAAAATCCAGCAGCTGCGCAGCGACTACCTCGAAAAACTCAAGTCGGTTTCGAAGATCGTCGTTAACGACAAGCAGTGGAAGTCAATTCAGAAGGAGCTTGGAGGAGCATGA
- a CDS encoding cytochrome c3 family protein → MSFAAACGPATERGKPRKRMTCAECHPELVKKYETGVVHEPVKDKSCESCHLHHGLVPSVVMRQPVPTVCLSCHPSFRDADKKKSVHSPARKGECLSCHQAHNSDSAGLLKSAPEKLCFDCHAKDNFAKTHLHGALEDGCGTCHTPHMADQPKLLTMASDELCASCHDTDDSGFAAAHQDYPVKSRCIDCHAQHSSNDPKMLKEVVHPPVRSGDCNDCHQVEGDAVKLQSSEGSICLNCHDDVPEAAQHAPVSAGECRECHAPHASEHEGMLAEAPTRVCLKCHDFGEKLKNPRSEHKPVKNGECMACHGGHAGAGGALLKQAAEELCFSCHDRKAYADTLNSHAPAKEGLCLDCHDPHRSGESSLLVKKQSDLCFSCHKMTVLERGKFSLHQPFSQGNCSDCHAPHGGDTPGLLKGSLNQGELCLGCHENLAAKTKAETAHYPFAERDCEACHAPHSSDQASLIKDEPGQVCLNCHGDVEEVRQFKVQHEPVAKKQCVVCHSGHGTANPSFLIKSQPALCLDCHSEIAKDWKVGARHAPAAEDCTTCHSAHGSNNKGMTRVASGQLCVECHDIDDAGFNSAHQGIKPGLQSCVTCHDPHGAPEKNLLYPVKHEPFSPDNCIVCHEGSAQ, encoded by the coding sequence TTGTCTTTCGCGGCTGCATGCGGACCGGCCACCGAGCGCGGCAAGCCGCGCAAGCGGATGACTTGCGCCGAATGTCACCCCGAGTTGGTGAAAAAATACGAAACCGGCGTCGTTCACGAACCGGTCAAGGATAAGAGCTGCGAGAGCTGCCATCTTCACCACGGGCTTGTCCCTTCGGTGGTAATGCGCCAGCCGGTGCCGACCGTCTGCCTCTCCTGCCACCCCTCATTCCGGGATGCGGACAAGAAGAAGTCGGTGCACTCCCCGGCCCGCAAGGGTGAATGCCTCTCTTGTCACCAGGCGCACAACTCGGATTCCGCCGGACTTCTTAAGAGCGCACCCGAAAAATTGTGCTTCGATTGCCATGCGAAGGATAATTTTGCCAAGACTCATCTCCATGGCGCGCTGGAAGACGGCTGCGGGACGTGCCATACCCCGCACATGGCGGACCAGCCGAAGTTGCTGACCATGGCAAGCGATGAATTATGTGCTTCCTGCCATGACACGGACGATTCCGGATTCGCTGCGGCCCACCAGGACTACCCGGTCAAATCGCGCTGCATAGACTGCCACGCCCAGCATAGTTCGAACGACCCCAAAATGCTCAAGGAGGTCGTACATCCGCCGGTGCGAAGCGGCGACTGCAACGACTGTCACCAGGTCGAGGGTGACGCCGTCAAACTGCAGTCCTCGGAAGGGAGCATCTGCCTGAACTGTCATGACGACGTTCCCGAAGCCGCGCAGCACGCGCCGGTCAGCGCAGGGGAATGCCGGGAATGCCATGCCCCTCATGCCAGCGAACATGAAGGGATGCTGGCCGAAGCGCCGACCAGGGTCTGTCTGAAATGCCACGATTTTGGAGAAAAGCTGAAGAACCCTCGCAGCGAGCACAAGCCGGTCAAAAACGGGGAGTGCATGGCGTGCCATGGCGGTCATGCCGGGGCCGGCGGGGCGCTTCTCAAGCAGGCTGCGGAGGAGCTCTGTTTCTCGTGTCATGACCGGAAAGCCTATGCGGACACGCTGAACTCGCACGCTCCGGCCAAGGAAGGGCTCTGTCTTGACTGCCACGACCCGCATCGCTCCGGTGAGTCCAGTTTGCTGGTAAAAAAACAGTCGGACCTCTGCTTCTCCTGTCATAAAATGACCGTGCTTGAAAGGGGGAAATTCAGTCTGCACCAGCCGTTCTCGCAGGGGAACTGCTCCGATTGCCATGCCCCGCACGGCGGCGATACGCCGGGACTTCTCAAGGGTTCGCTGAACCAGGGAGAGCTCTGTCTTGGATGCCACGAGAATCTGGCCGCAAAGACGAAGGCGGAAACCGCCCATTACCCCTTCGCCGAGCGCGACTGTGAGGCCTGTCATGCACCGCACAGCAGCGATCAGGCTTCACTGATCAAGGACGAACCCGGTCAGGTCTGTCTCAATTGCCATGGGGATGTCGAGGAGGTGCGTCAGTTCAAGGTCCAGCATGAACCGGTGGCAAAGAAGCAATGTGTCGTCTGCCACAGCGGCCATGGCACAGCCAATCCAAGTTTTCTGATCAAAAGTCAACCGGCGCTCTGCCTCGACTGCCACAGCGAGATCGCCAAGGATTGGAAGGTCGGCGCGCGGCATGCGCCCGCCGCCGAGGATTGCACAACCTGTCATTCCGCTCACGGATCGAACAATAAAGGGATGACCAGGGTGGCGAGCGGTCAGCTCTGCGTTGAATGCCACGATATTGACGATGCCGGATTCAACTCGGCCCACCAGGGGATCAAACCGGGCCTGCAATCGTGTGTGACTTGCCACGATCCCCATGGCGCACCGGAAAAGAACCTTCTCTATCCGGTGAAGCACGAACCATTTTCTCCCGATAACTGTATCGTCTGTCATGAAGGGAGTGCACAATAA
- a CDS encoding cytochrome c3 family protein: MVPESSLPPEIVLHEGKITCVTCHGNNPHLGQFYAMENRDSALCRGCHLK; encoded by the coding sequence TTGGTTCCTGAGAGCAGCCTCCCCCCCGAGATCGTACTCCACGAGGGGAAAATCACCTGCGTCACCTGCCATGGCAACAATCCTCATCTTGGACAATTCTACGCCATGGAAAACCGCGACAGCGCCCTATGCCGGGGTTGCCATCTGAAATGA
- a CDS encoding cytochrome c, with amino-acid sequence MKKQLFLTTVFLLFAGSMSTVWSGQATLAIDDCVKCHESQPSEIAAKGMAHKTEVDCQSCHESHRPKIQNNIPQCSNCHAGAPHFEIANCQGCHNPHAPLDISFEGELKEVCLTCHQQQGQELTANPSKHEQVACNFCHAEKHGVIPECVQCHEPHSQNMTQADCNTCHQAHKPLELAFGPETSSIQCAACHDTAFNLLTASETKHRNVACVDCHAGKHKTVPQCSDCHGMPHAAAMHQKFPKCGECHSIAHDLNRWKGQQKEQGGKK; translated from the coding sequence ATGAAAAAGCAACTGTTTTTGACGACTGTATTTTTGCTTTTTGCCGGTTCCATGTCGACGGTTTGGAGCGGGCAAGCGACCCTCGCCATCGACGACTGCGTAAAGTGCCACGAAAGCCAGCCTAGCGAAATTGCCGCCAAGGGAATGGCGCACAAAACGGAAGTCGACTGCCAGTCCTGCCATGAAAGCCATCGCCCGAAGATTCAGAACAATATCCCCCAATGCAGCAATTGCCATGCAGGTGCTCCGCACTTCGAGATCGCAAACTGTCAGGGCTGCCATAATCCTCATGCCCCCCTCGATATCAGCTTTGAAGGGGAGCTGAAAGAGGTCTGTCTGACCTGCCATCAGCAGCAGGGCCAGGAACTGACCGCCAATCCCAGCAAACACGAACAGGTGGCATGCAACTTCTGCCATGCCGAAAAGCATGGGGTGATCCCCGAGTGCGTCCAGTGTCATGAGCCGCATTCGCAGAACATGACCCAGGCTGACTGCAATACCTGCCACCAGGCCCACAAACCCCTGGAGCTGGCCTTTGGGCCTGAAACGTCATCCATCCAGTGTGCTGCCTGTCACGACACTGCATTCAACCTGCTGACGGCCAGTGAGACCAAACACCGCAATGTTGCCTGCGTCGACTGCCACGCAGGCAAGCACAAGACGGTGCCCCAGTGCTCCGACTGCCACGGTATGCCTCACGCCGCTGCCATGCACCAGAAATTCCCCAAGTGCGGTGAATGCCACAGCATCGCTCACGATCTCAACAGATGGAAAGGGCAGCAGAAGGAGCAGGGAGGCAAAAAGTGA
- a CDS encoding HAMP domain-containing protein has protein sequence MAPAAVLLMLALLLGFMQYTYWDLTVKRQKARKLGDMIVAIVEADMAVQRLNNLTEVLKGHGLIAVDRLEEVVKLYLLLNASLERILSHMEVPEDTRAIIGEALVGLDPEHGIEVERYESAISKLRSQLNVLAEIAKKNRERLGSVHAQDMDELVARTTFISILVLGAAILLGSFLSLTFARRLLRRIQVLSDSAARIAGGNLSPPDPPQKVVDELDDLTLSINRMTERLIRVVGAEKLLEGAEEERRRIAMDIHDQTLSDLSAILRGIQELKTEDICRTNAAVLEEDLQKAMTNLREVMDNLHPQTLDILGLGAALESHLERHLAKENLPEYHFYVSPESENAELARLVRLTIYRIAVEAVHNVIKHANATRYEVNLDIRRGELVLSVEDNGIGFNPLTASARGGRGLHNMRERAHAIGARATWCRSRFSTGTRFELALPLNGVGKEV, from the coding sequence ATGGCTCCCGCTGCGGTCCTGCTCATGTTGGCTCTTCTGTTGGGCTTCATGCAGTACACCTATTGGGACCTCACGGTGAAACGACAGAAAGCCAGAAAACTTGGAGACATGATCGTCGCCATCGTCGAGGCGGACATGGCCGTCCAGCGATTGAATAACCTGACCGAGGTGTTGAAGGGGCATGGTCTGATAGCCGTCGACCGCCTGGAAGAGGTGGTTAAGCTTTATCTCCTCCTGAATGCATCTCTTGAGCGAATTCTCTCTCATATGGAAGTGCCGGAGGACACCAGGGCGATCATAGGGGAAGCTCTGGTCGGGCTCGATCCCGAACACGGCATCGAAGTTGAACGATATGAGTCAGCCATCTCCAAGCTGCGATCTCAGCTGAACGTTCTTGCGGAAATTGCAAAGAAAAATCGAGAACGGCTGGGAAGTGTACACGCGCAGGACATGGACGAGCTGGTGGCCCGGACGACATTCATCTCCATCCTCGTTCTCGGCGCCGCCATTCTTCTGGGAAGCTTCCTTTCCCTTACCTTCGCCCGCCGACTTCTCCGGCGCATCCAGGTACTTTCCGACAGTGCCGCCCGGATCGCCGGCGGAAACCTCTCTCCCCCCGATCCTCCGCAAAAGGTTGTGGATGAACTGGATGATCTCACCCTCTCCATCAACCGCATGACGGAGAGACTTATCAGGGTGGTCGGGGCCGAAAAACTCCTGGAAGGAGCCGAGGAGGAGCGCCGGCGAATCGCCATGGATATTCACGACCAGACCCTCTCCGACCTCTCTGCTATTTTGCGGGGTATTCAGGAATTGAAAACCGAAGATATATGTCGAACCAATGCCGCCGTTCTTGAGGAAGATCTGCAGAAGGCGATGACCAATCTCCGGGAGGTCATGGACAACCTGCATCCCCAGACCCTGGACATCCTCGGTCTGGGAGCGGCCCTGGAATCCCATCTGGAACGCCACCTTGCCAAGGAAAACCTCCCTGAGTATCACTTTTACGTTTCGCCCGAATCCGAGAATGCAGAGCTTGCCAGGCTCGTTCGCCTGACTATCTACCGGATCGCTGTGGAAGCTGTTCACAATGTCATCAAACACGCCAACGCAACCCGTTACGAAGTCAATCTGGATATCAGAAGAGGTGAACTGGTGCTTTCGGTGGAGGATAACGGAATCGGATTCAATCCCCTTACGGCCTCCGCGAGAGGCGGACGAGGTCTCCACAACATGCGGGAGCGGGCCCATGCCATTGGAGCCCGCGCCACCTGGTGTCGCTCGCGATTTTCGACGGGAACACGTTTCGAACTGGCGCTGCCGCTCAACGGAGTCGGCAAAGAGGTATGA
- a CDS encoding cytochrome c3 family protein encodes MTFRKASVVWGLLALIVGLPAPVMAAVAGDCSNCHTMHNSEKGRPVAYVLDSAGQKVLKEEPFQNLLKTDCLGCHSNPGATTITTLGGSNVPIVFNILEPTYPPDGSDTSALAGGNFHWLMSSGDAYGHNVFGIASEDLRFDTALAPGGEPRTGDCGSCHGTLATVQSGCEACHVTRHHAKGEENIVVGEGEGWYRFLGSVMQRNDGVAVTEGVVGIEAPDWEQDPTPDTHNTYQGASGEFIGYLESGSISQKCAGCHGIFHNDTQQSPTSVWIRHPVDVAIPDSGEFTGLVNYDPMVPVARSGTLQPTDADFNLVERDSDMVSCISCHRPHGSPYPAMLRWGYRDWPGNDSHTLQPALNGCAVCHTSKS; translated from the coding sequence ATGACTTTTCGCAAGGCATCTGTTGTATGGGGCCTCCTGGCGCTCATTGTGGGCCTGCCTGCTCCCGTCATGGCGGCGGTTGCAGGGGACTGCTCCAATTGCCACACCATGCATAACAGTGAGAAGGGGCGTCCCGTCGCATACGTTCTCGACAGCGCGGGGCAGAAGGTCCTCAAGGAGGAGCCTTTCCAGAACCTGCTTAAAACCGATTGTCTCGGTTGTCACAGCAATCCCGGCGCCACGACCATCACCACTCTGGGCGGATCGAATGTCCCGATCGTCTTCAATATCCTCGAACCAACCTATCCGCCGGATGGTTCGGACACATCGGCTCTGGCGGGCGGCAACTTCCACTGGCTCATGAGCAGCGGCGATGCATACGGACATAATGTTTTTGGAATAGCCAGCGAAGACCTCAGATTCGACACCGCCCTGGCTCCCGGCGGCGAGCCCCGAACGGGGGACTGCGGCAGCTGTCACGGCACCCTGGCTACCGTTCAAAGCGGTTGCGAGGCCTGTCATGTGACACGGCACCATGCCAAGGGCGAAGAAAATATCGTCGTTGGAGAGGGAGAGGGGTGGTATCGTTTTCTGGGATCGGTTATGCAGCGCAATGATGGCGTGGCAGTCACCGAGGGAGTCGTGGGGATCGAAGCCCCGGACTGGGAGCAGGACCCGACCCCGGACACGCACAATACCTACCAGGGAGCCTCCGGTGAGTTTATCGGTTATCTTGAAAGCGGTTCGATCAGTCAGAAATGTGCCGGCTGCCATGGCATATTCCACAACGATACGCAACAATCGCCGACCTCGGTCTGGATTCGCCATCCTGTCGATGTGGCGATTCCCGACTCCGGTGAATTCACGGGATTGGTCAACTACGACCCGATGGTCCCGGTAGCCCGCTCGGGAACCCTCCAGCCTACGGACGCCGACTTCAACCTGGTTGAACGTGACTCCGACATGGTTTCATGCATTTCCTGCCACCGTCCCCATGGCTCGCCCTATCCGGCCATGTTGCGTTGGGGTTACCGAGATTGGCCGGGAAATGATTCGCATACCCTGCAACCCGCGCTGAACGGTTGTGCGGTCTGCCATACGAGTAAGAGCTGA
- a CDS encoding cytochrome c3 family protein, with translation MLLNLSFRTMMVSIAALVVLLAAPGGSEAAVNCFDCHDRGNFQKRVPHEPASSGDCLSCHNAHVARFEGLLQTKVKDLCFSCHGELEEKFSQGRVHLPVRQGECLGCHNPHSSNQDGLLKKSRSEICFDCHTELPKKFKNTHSPYAKGQCDSCHLPHQSANDNLLIKDPESLCGVCHTPKAVQQAHPGFPEKPNNCVSCHNPHGSDRPGMIKNVLHPPYEEGCNDCHTGKGTPVLIDACLECHPDVSEQMASSHNHLVRYGENGCTACHSPHAGDDERLLKAGKERHICGACHEATFERRESSQYKHPATDACNDCHAPHGSNYPSMMKNYPVDVCRDCHAQHVAFTHPVGLYTFDPRTGQQVTCAACHATKGTEFPFHTRGDSNKELCLPCHPEH, from the coding sequence ATGCTTCTGAATCTTTCTTTCCGAACTATGATGGTTTCCATCGCCGCATTGGTCGTGCTCCTGGCTGCCCCGGGAGGCAGCGAAGCGGCCGTGAACTGTTTCGATTGCCATGATCGCGGCAACTTCCAGAAGCGGGTGCCGCATGAACCGGCCTCTTCCGGGGATTGTCTCTCCTGCCATAACGCCCATGTCGCGCGGTTCGAGGGCTTGCTCCAGACGAAGGTCAAGGACCTGTGTTTCAGCTGTCACGGCGAACTGGAAGAAAAATTCAGTCAAGGCAGGGTCCATCTGCCGGTAAGGCAGGGAGAATGTCTGGGCTGCCACAACCCCCATTCGTCGAATCAGGACGGCCTTCTCAAGAAGAGCAGATCGGAAATCTGCTTCGACTGCCATACTGAGTTGCCGAAGAAGTTTAAAAATACGCATTCCCCCTATGCCAAGGGGCAGTGCGACTCCTGCCATCTGCCGCACCAGTCGGCGAACGACAACCTCTTGATCAAGGATCCGGAGTCACTATGCGGGGTCTGTCATACGCCAAAGGCCGTGCAGCAGGCCCATCCGGGCTTTCCGGAAAAACCGAACAACTGCGTCTCCTGCCACAACCCCCACGGCAGCGATCGCCCGGGGATGATCAAGAACGTTCTGCATCCGCCCTATGAAGAAGGGTGCAATGACTGTCATACCGGAAAAGGGACTCCCGTCCTGATCGACGCCTGCCTCGAATGTCATCCGGATGTCAGCGAGCAGATGGCTTCATCTCATAATCACCTGGTTCGTTATGGGGAGAATGGCTGTACCGCATGTCATTCACCGCATGCAGGCGATGATGAACGCCTGCTCAAGGCGGGGAAGGAACGTCATATCTGCGGAGCGTGCCATGAGGCGACATTCGAGCGACGGGAATCGTCGCAATACAAGCATCCGGCGACGGACGCCTGCAATGACTGCCATGCCCCTCACGGCTCGAATTATCCGTCGATGATGAAAAATTACCCCGTCGACGTTTGCCGGGACTGCCATGCGCAGCACGTTGCCTTTACGCATCCGGTCGGCCTTTATACCTTCGATCCGCGAACCGGGCAGCAGGTAACCTGCGCAGCCTGCCACGCCACCAAGGGAACGGAATTCCCGTTCCATACCCGTGGCGACAGCAACAAGGAGTTATGTCTCCCATGCCATCCGGAGCACTGA
- a CDS encoding cytochrome c3 family protein has product MALEGDCSACHTMHNSYEGQAVAKKSDYAGGVYTGTSSTVTPLANLLKYDCIGCHATNPAGTMKKIVDYGGNEVPQVMHADPTGDLAGGNFRYINTGGAGNHSGHNVKELFAGDPNYAQGNAPGQYRGDSTHSVVYTDVTNFDTFSCAGAGGCHGTRSQLLSGSTNDNGTAGDTTDDTFENAVKRTGMAAIAGSHHKITDGVKDATNVAVPTQHDADYVAAGYRLIPGLKGFGNDVDGDRWENVDENSHNEYYGKPGAKVGQSCGDCHVEGNDGANGGLGSRMTWDSILVVPNNSQSGFCTTCHGLFHTVGDGSDGNGTSGAFLRHPSDYVLPTGGEFEDMTTYNVNTKVARQDITGGQSASVTAGSDMVMCLSCHGSHATPYRHMLTFDYDAQVAGNGDPGDGCLACHTSKQ; this is encoded by the coding sequence ATGGCGTTGGAAGGTGACTGTTCCGCATGCCATACCATGCACAACAGTTATGAAGGTCAGGCTGTGGCGAAGAAGAGCGATTATGCCGGCGGTGTCTACACCGGCACGAGCTCCACGGTCACTCCTCTGGCGAACCTGCTGAAGTACGACTGCATCGGCTGCCACGCCACCAACCCCGCCGGCACCATGAAGAAGATCGTCGACTACGGCGGAAACGAAGTTCCCCAGGTCATGCACGCCGACCCCACCGGCGACCTGGCCGGCGGTAACTTCCGGTACATCAACACCGGCGGCGCCGGCAACCACAGCGGCCACAACGTCAAGGAACTGTTCGCCGGCGACCCCAACTATGCTCAGGGCAACGCTCCCGGCCAGTACCGTGGCGACAGCACCCACTCTGTCGTCTACACCGACGTCACCAACTTCGACACCTTCTCCTGCGCCGGCGCCGGCGGCTGCCACGGCACCCGCTCCCAGCTCCTCTCCGGCTCAACCAATGACAACGGCACCGCTGGCGACACCACTGACGACACCTTCGAGAACGCCGTCAAGCGTACCGGCATGGCCGCCATCGCCGGTTCTCACCACAAGATCACCGACGGCGTCAAAGACGCCACCAACGTCGCCGTTCCGACCCAGCACGATGCTGATTATGTCGCCGCGGGCTATCGCCTGATCCCGGGCCTCAAAGGTTTCGGCAACGACGTCGACGGCGACCGTTGGGAAAACGTTGACGAAAACAGCCACAACGAGTACTACGGCAAGCCCGGCGCCAAAGTCGGCCAGAGCTGCGGCGACTGCCATGTTGAAGGCAACGACGGCGCCAACGGCGGCCTCGGCTCCCGCATGACCTGGGACTCCATCCTGGTGGTTCCGAATAACTCGCAGAGCGGTTTCTGTACGACCTGCCACGGCCTCTTCCACACCGTTGGTGACGGATCCGACGGCAACGGCACCTCCGGCGCCTTCCTGCGCCATCCTTCGGACTACGTCCTGCCCACCGGCGGCGAGTTTGAAGACATGACCACCTACAACGTCAACACCAAGGTTGCCCGCCAGGACATCACCGGTGGCCAGTCCGCTTCCGTCACCGCCGGCAGCGACATGGTTATGTGTCTGTCCTGCCACGGCTCCCATGCAACCCCGTACCGCCACATGCTGACCTTCGACTACGATGCTCAGGTCGCCGGCAATGGCGATCCGGGCGATGGCTGCCTCGCCTGCCACACCTCGAAGCAGTAA